In Primulina eburnea isolate SZY01 chromosome 14, ASM2296580v1, whole genome shotgun sequence, the following proteins share a genomic window:
- the LOC140811851 gene encoding mechanosensitive ion channel protein 6-like isoform X2, with protein MDFSSSFKNSFKSHKHGRRISAGSVTEDDAKYENQPILSDHRHESSDSASHNHMPGSSEVIVKIDGGSDRPAATTTLGDKNIWRESSLEFWGEGGDGAMQKGGFSFGEEPSVKLIGQFLNKQKAVGGETSLDMDLEMDELRHGNQSYNKTGPLNCSSFKDQNNRFDEYRSYPTSKELRVSFQDHQDSGGINVVDIGPDEQRSSRKNNGSSSDEDENLNHRRVNRRRSMNVANNFENGGGDEGQVLRCTSVQRRVTNLGRLKTRSRLMDPPEIPDRRSGILKSGQIRSGILGRASGMITMPRDDEEEDPLFDEDLPDEYKKAKFDALTIAQWISLILIVTALVCTLVISKWKRKKLRGLSLWKWEMLILVLICGRLVSGWGIRVAVFFVERNFFMRKRVLYFVYGVRKAVQNCIWLGLVLISWDYMLDQKVEGNNEFLLYVNKLMICMLVGTSLWLAKTLMVKVLASSFHVSTFFDRIQETLFNQYVIETLSGPPLIEMQCRQEEEERTMAEVLRLQNAGATLPPELRPPSFLPLKSEKFSSNLQGGLPPKPIKGASFKISGQTPKNQEDKGLSIDKLHKLNNKNVSAWNMKRLMNTVKHGVLSTLDEQVLDSSQGDEAATQIKSEYEAKVAARKIFRNVAKPGAKFIYPIDLMRFLREEEALKTLNVIEGSTEIEKITKASLKSWVNAFRERKALALTLNDTKTAVNKLHQIVNVIAGIIIFVICLVILEIATSKFLLFISSQIVVVAFIFGNTCKTVFEAVIFVFVMHPFDVGDRCEIDGVQMIVEEMNILTTVFLRFDNQKILYPNVTLATKPISNYYRSPDMGDSVDFAVHIATPVEKIAVIKQRITSYIENKSEHWYPSPTVVLMNLEDLHRLKLSVWMRHRMNHQDMGERWNRRALFVEEMVKIFKELDIQYRLYPVDINIRAMPPLNSGRIPSTWPPPPVN; from the exons ATGGACTTTTCTTCGTCTTTCAAGAATTCATTCAAATCCCATAAGCATGGAAGAAGAATTTCTGCAGGCAGTGTAACAGAAGACGATGCGAAATACGAGAATCAGCCCATTTTGTCGGATCATCGCCACGAATCATCCGACTCCGCCTCCCACAACCACATGCCGGGATCTTCAGAAGTCATCGTTAAAATCGATGGTGGCAGTGATCGACCAGCCGCCACCACAACCCTCGGTGACAAGAACATTTGGAGGGAATCGAGCCTGGAATTCTGGGGTGAAGGTGGAGACGGCGCCATGCAAAAAGGCGGATTCTCTTTTGGTGAGGAGCCTTCAGTGAAGCTGATTGGCCAGTTCTTGAATAAGCAGAAGGCTGTGGGAGGCGAAACTTCCCTGGACATGGATTTGGAAATGGATGAGCTTCGCCATGGCAATCAAAGTTATAATAAAACAGGCCCTCTTAATTGCAGTTCTTTTAAGGATCAGAATAACAGGTTTGATGAATATCGTAGCTATCCAACTTCAAAGGAGCTTAGAGTTTCTTTCCAGGACCATCAAGACTCTGGAGGTATTAATGTGGTTGATATAGGCCCTGATGAGCAAAGGAGTTCTAGAAAAAACAATGGATCCTCTTCTGATGAGGATGAGAATCTAAATCACAGAAGGGTTAACAGGAGGCGATCGATGAATGTGGcgaataattttgaaaatggtGGGGGTGATGAGGGTCAGGTATTGAGGTGCACCTCAGTTCAGAGGAGAGTTACTAATCTAGGCAGGTTGAAGACTAGGTCTAGGTTGATGGACCCGCCTGAGATACCCGATAGAAGGTCCGGTATCCTCAAATCAGGCCAAATCCGATCTGGGATTCTAGGAAGGGCATCCGGGATGATCACAATGCCGAGGGATGATGAAGAGGAAGACCCATTGTTCGATGAAGATCTTCCTGATGAGTACAAGAAGGCTAAATTTGATGCATTGACAATAGCACAATGGATCAGTCTTATTCTTATTGTCACGGCTTTGGTATGTACTCTTGTGATTTCAAAGTGGAAGAGAAAGAAATTAAGGGGATTGAGTTTATGGAAATGGGAGATGCTGATTCTTGTTTTGATATGTGGGAGACTGGTGTCTGGTTGGGGGATTAGGGTAGCGGTTTTCTTTGTTGAGAGAAATTTTTTCATGCGTAAAAGGGTTTTATATTTCGTTTATGGGGTCCGTAAGGCTGTTCAGAACTGCATCTGGTTGGGGTTGGTTCTCATTTCTTGGGATTACATGCTCGATCAGAAGGTTGAGGGGAACAATGAGTTTCTTCTGTATGTAAACAAGTTGATGATATGTATGCTGGTGGGGACTTCGCTGTGGCTGGCGAAGACCCTTATGGTAAAAGTTCTCGCTTCTTCATTTCACGTAAGCACGTTCTTTGATCGTATCCAAGAAACGCTGTTCAATCAGTATGTGATCGAGACATTATCTGGCCCTCCGTTGATAGAGATGCAGTGCCGCCAGGAGGAAGAAGAGAGAACTATGGCTGAGGTTTTGAGGCTTCAAAATGCAGGGGCGACTCTTCCACCCGAGCTTAGACCACCATCTTTTCTACCTTTAAAGAGTGAAAAGTTCTCAAGCAACTTACAGGGAGGGCTGCCCCCAAAACCGATAAAGGGGGCGAGCTTCAAGATTTCTGGACAGACACCCAAAAACCAAGAAGATAAAGGTCTGTCAATTGATAAGCTTCATAAATTGAATAACAAGAATGTTTCTGCTTGGAATATGAAAAGATTAATGAATACTGTGAAGCATGGGGTTCTCTCGACTCTGGATGAACAAGTGCTCGATAGCTCACAAGGGGATGAAGCTGCCACACAGATCAAGAGCGAATATGAGGCTAAAGTTGCAGCCCGGAAAATTTTTCGAAATGTGGCCAAGCCTGGTGCCAA GTTCATCTACCCGATAGATCTGATGCGTTTCTTGCGGGAAGAAGAGGCTTTGAAGACCTTGAATGTGATTGAAGGATCGACCGAAATTGAAAAAATCACCAAAGCATCCCTGAAAAGTTGG GTCAATGCCTTCCGAGAAAGAAAAGCTCTAGCCTTGACATTAAACGACACAAAAACAGCAGTTAACAAGCTACATCAGATAGTGAATGTTATAGCCGGCATCATCATCTTCGTGATCTGCCTTGTGATTCTTGAAATTGCAACAAGCAAGTTTCTGCTGTTCATCAGTTCCCAGATCGTGGTTGTGGCATTTATATTCGGAAACACTTGCAAGACAGTCTTTGAAGCtgtcatattcgtattcgttaTGCATCCTTTCGATGTAGGTGATCGATGTGAGATTGATGGAGTTCAG ATGATTGTGGAAGAAATGAACATATTGACTACGGTTTTCTTGAGATTCGACAATCAAAAGATATTATATCCGAATGTAACTCTCGCAACAAAGCCGATAAGCAATTACTATCGTAGTCCAGATATGGGCGACTCGGTCGATTTTGCTGTCCATATTGCTACACCAGTAGAGAAGATTGCTGTGATAAAGCAAAGAATAACAAG TTACATTGAGAACAAGAGTGAGCACTGGTACCCCTCACCAACAGTAGTATTGATGAATCTTGAAGACCTGCATAGATTGAAACTCTCGGTATGGATGAGACACCGAATGAACCATCAGGATATGGGAGAAAGGTGGAATAGACGAGCTCTTTTCGTGGAAGAGATGGTAAAGATTTTCAAAGAGCTCGACATACAGTACCGTTTGTATCCAGTCGACATCAATATTCGAGCAATGCCTCCTCTTAACTCCGGCAGGATCCCTTCAACATGGCCCCCACCTCCAGTCAACTGA
- the LOC140811851 gene encoding mechanosensitive ion channel protein 6-like isoform X1, producing MDFSSSFKNSFKSHKHGRRISAGSVTEDDAKYENQPILSDHRHESSDSASHNHMPGSSEVIVKIDGGSDRPAATTTLGDKNIWRESSLEFWGEGGDGAMQKGGFSFGEEPSVKLIGQFLNKQKAVGGETSLDMDLEMDELRHGNQSYNKTGPLNCSSFKDQNNRFDEYRSYPTSKELRVSFQDHQDSGGINVVDIGPDEQRSSRKNNGSSSDEDENLNHRRVNRRRSMNVANNFENGGGDEGQVLRCTSVQRRVTNLGRLKTRSRLMDPPEIPDRRSGILKSGQIRSGILGRASGMITMPRDDEEEDPLFDEDLPDEYKKAKFDALTIAQWISLILIVTALVCTLVISKWKRKKLRGLSLWKWEMLILVLICGRLVSGWGIRVAVFFVERNFFMRKRVLYFVYGVRKAVQNCIWLGLVLISWDYMLDQKVEGNNEFLLYVNKLMICMLVGTSLWLAKTLMVKVLASSFHVSTFFDRIQETLFNQYVIETLSGPPLIEMQCRQEEEERTMAEVLRLQNAGATLPPELRPPSFLPLKSEKFSSNLQGGLPPKPIKGASFKISGQTPKNQEDKGLSIDKLHKLNNKNVSAWNMKRLMNTVKHGVLSTLDEQVLDSSQGDEAATQIKSEYEAKVAARKIFRNVAKPGAKFIYPIDLMRFLREEEALKTLNVIEGSTEIEKITKASLKSWVVNAFRERKALALTLNDTKTAVNKLHQIVNVIAGIIIFVICLVILEIATSKFLLFISSQIVVVAFIFGNTCKTVFEAVIFVFVMHPFDVGDRCEIDGVQMIVEEMNILTTVFLRFDNQKILYPNVTLATKPISNYYRSPDMGDSVDFAVHIATPVEKIAVIKQRITSYIENKSEHWYPSPTVVLMNLEDLHRLKLSVWMRHRMNHQDMGERWNRRALFVEEMVKIFKELDIQYRLYPVDINIRAMPPLNSGRIPSTWPPPPVN from the exons ATGGACTTTTCTTCGTCTTTCAAGAATTCATTCAAATCCCATAAGCATGGAAGAAGAATTTCTGCAGGCAGTGTAACAGAAGACGATGCGAAATACGAGAATCAGCCCATTTTGTCGGATCATCGCCACGAATCATCCGACTCCGCCTCCCACAACCACATGCCGGGATCTTCAGAAGTCATCGTTAAAATCGATGGTGGCAGTGATCGACCAGCCGCCACCACAACCCTCGGTGACAAGAACATTTGGAGGGAATCGAGCCTGGAATTCTGGGGTGAAGGTGGAGACGGCGCCATGCAAAAAGGCGGATTCTCTTTTGGTGAGGAGCCTTCAGTGAAGCTGATTGGCCAGTTCTTGAATAAGCAGAAGGCTGTGGGAGGCGAAACTTCCCTGGACATGGATTTGGAAATGGATGAGCTTCGCCATGGCAATCAAAGTTATAATAAAACAGGCCCTCTTAATTGCAGTTCTTTTAAGGATCAGAATAACAGGTTTGATGAATATCGTAGCTATCCAACTTCAAAGGAGCTTAGAGTTTCTTTCCAGGACCATCAAGACTCTGGAGGTATTAATGTGGTTGATATAGGCCCTGATGAGCAAAGGAGTTCTAGAAAAAACAATGGATCCTCTTCTGATGAGGATGAGAATCTAAATCACAGAAGGGTTAACAGGAGGCGATCGATGAATGTGGcgaataattttgaaaatggtGGGGGTGATGAGGGTCAGGTATTGAGGTGCACCTCAGTTCAGAGGAGAGTTACTAATCTAGGCAGGTTGAAGACTAGGTCTAGGTTGATGGACCCGCCTGAGATACCCGATAGAAGGTCCGGTATCCTCAAATCAGGCCAAATCCGATCTGGGATTCTAGGAAGGGCATCCGGGATGATCACAATGCCGAGGGATGATGAAGAGGAAGACCCATTGTTCGATGAAGATCTTCCTGATGAGTACAAGAAGGCTAAATTTGATGCATTGACAATAGCACAATGGATCAGTCTTATTCTTATTGTCACGGCTTTGGTATGTACTCTTGTGATTTCAAAGTGGAAGAGAAAGAAATTAAGGGGATTGAGTTTATGGAAATGGGAGATGCTGATTCTTGTTTTGATATGTGGGAGACTGGTGTCTGGTTGGGGGATTAGGGTAGCGGTTTTCTTTGTTGAGAGAAATTTTTTCATGCGTAAAAGGGTTTTATATTTCGTTTATGGGGTCCGTAAGGCTGTTCAGAACTGCATCTGGTTGGGGTTGGTTCTCATTTCTTGGGATTACATGCTCGATCAGAAGGTTGAGGGGAACAATGAGTTTCTTCTGTATGTAAACAAGTTGATGATATGTATGCTGGTGGGGACTTCGCTGTGGCTGGCGAAGACCCTTATGGTAAAAGTTCTCGCTTCTTCATTTCACGTAAGCACGTTCTTTGATCGTATCCAAGAAACGCTGTTCAATCAGTATGTGATCGAGACATTATCTGGCCCTCCGTTGATAGAGATGCAGTGCCGCCAGGAGGAAGAAGAGAGAACTATGGCTGAGGTTTTGAGGCTTCAAAATGCAGGGGCGACTCTTCCACCCGAGCTTAGACCACCATCTTTTCTACCTTTAAAGAGTGAAAAGTTCTCAAGCAACTTACAGGGAGGGCTGCCCCCAAAACCGATAAAGGGGGCGAGCTTCAAGATTTCTGGACAGACACCCAAAAACCAAGAAGATAAAGGTCTGTCAATTGATAAGCTTCATAAATTGAATAACAAGAATGTTTCTGCTTGGAATATGAAAAGATTAATGAATACTGTGAAGCATGGGGTTCTCTCGACTCTGGATGAACAAGTGCTCGATAGCTCACAAGGGGATGAAGCTGCCACACAGATCAAGAGCGAATATGAGGCTAAAGTTGCAGCCCGGAAAATTTTTCGAAATGTGGCCAAGCCTGGTGCCAA GTTCATCTACCCGATAGATCTGATGCGTTTCTTGCGGGAAGAAGAGGCTTTGAAGACCTTGAATGTGATTGAAGGATCGACCGAAATTGAAAAAATCACCAAAGCATCCCTGAAAAGTTGGGTG GTCAATGCCTTCCGAGAAAGAAAAGCTCTAGCCTTGACATTAAACGACACAAAAACAGCAGTTAACAAGCTACATCAGATAGTGAATGTTATAGCCGGCATCATCATCTTCGTGATCTGCCTTGTGATTCTTGAAATTGCAACAAGCAAGTTTCTGCTGTTCATCAGTTCCCAGATCGTGGTTGTGGCATTTATATTCGGAAACACTTGCAAGACAGTCTTTGAAGCtgtcatattcgtattcgttaTGCATCCTTTCGATGTAGGTGATCGATGTGAGATTGATGGAGTTCAG ATGATTGTGGAAGAAATGAACATATTGACTACGGTTTTCTTGAGATTCGACAATCAAAAGATATTATATCCGAATGTAACTCTCGCAACAAAGCCGATAAGCAATTACTATCGTAGTCCAGATATGGGCGACTCGGTCGATTTTGCTGTCCATATTGCTACACCAGTAGAGAAGATTGCTGTGATAAAGCAAAGAATAACAAG TTACATTGAGAACAAGAGTGAGCACTGGTACCCCTCACCAACAGTAGTATTGATGAATCTTGAAGACCTGCATAGATTGAAACTCTCGGTATGGATGAGACACCGAATGAACCATCAGGATATGGGAGAAAGGTGGAATAGACGAGCTCTTTTCGTGGAAGAGATGGTAAAGATTTTCAAAGAGCTCGACATACAGTACCGTTTGTATCCAGTCGACATCAATATTCGAGCAATGCCTCCTCTTAACTCCGGCAGGATCCCTTCAACATGGCCCCCACCTCCAGTCAACTGA
- the LOC140811852 gene encoding pentatricopeptide repeat-containing protein At2g17033-like gives MITKERVKKRLLTKRMIIGGGGYPLSAAPVHTHFCRRRCLLQPVACKLTKQGEHLLTALVIAEDPTASTGLLRKFVASSSKHVALNTLSHLLSPSTSHPRLRKLAFPLYRMIRQETWFIWNAKLVADLIACLYKQERFDEAENLFSETVLKLRFKERDLCMFYCNLVAFHAKHKSIKGFLDLCEELSQLVFQSSSVYIKQRGYESMIGGFCEIGFPDRAENLIQEMKEMGLKPSGFELRSLVYGYGQMGCVEDMKRCVVQMENDGFNVDTVCCNMMLSSFGAQNNLSDMLSWLKKMRSSGIVSSIRTYNSALNSCPNIIFLLRDLKNVPLSIKELVDNLNKDEADLILELVKSSVLDQAMEWSSSELKLDLHGMHLSAAYLILLHWFDELKLRFDGGNFGTPSEISVVCGSGKHSSTKGEPPVKGLVKEMMIRMKCPLRIDRKNTGCFIAKGKVFKDWLCREDFNTIP, from the exons ATGATAACCAAAGAAAGGGTGAAAAAAAGATTGTTGACTAAACGGATGATAATCGGCGGTGGCGGGTATCCGCTATCTGCGGCACCAGTTCACACTCATTTCTGCCGCCGGAGGTGCCTATTACAGCCGGTAGCATGCAAGCTTACGAAACAAGGTGAGCACTTACTGACGGCCCTCGTCATCGCCGAAGATCCTACAGCATCCACTGGCTTACTACGCAAATTTGTTGCTTCTTCTTCCAAGCACGTGGCACTCAACACCCTCTCCCATCTCCTCTCACCGTCCACCTCCCACCCCCGCCTCCGCAAACTTGCTTTTCCT CTGTACCGGATGATTAGACAAGAAACATGGTTCATCTGGAATGCTAAGCTGGTGGCGGATTTGATTGCTTGTCTATACAAGCAAGAAAGGTTCGATGAAGCAGAAAATTTATTCTCTGAAACAGTTTTAAAACTGAGGTTTAAGGAGAGGGATCTGTGTATGTTTTATTGTAATTTAGTAGCTTTTCATGCTAAGCACAAGTCCATTAAAGGGTTTCTTGATTTATGCGAAGAATTAAGTCAGCTCGTGTTTCAATCATCTTCTGTATATATAAAGCAGAGAGGTTACGAGTCAATGATAGGGGGGTTTTGTGAAATTGGATTTCCAGATAGAGCTGAGAACTTGattcaagaaatgaaagaaatgggcTTAAAGCCGTCTGGTTTTGAGTTGAGATCTCTTGTATATGGCTACGGACAAATGGGATGTGTTGAGGATATGAAGCGATGCGTGGTTCAAATGGAGAACGACGGTTTCAACGTGGATACAGTTTGCTGTAATATGATGCTTTCATCATTTGGAGCTCAAAATAACCTTTCTGATATGCTCTCATGGTTGAAGAAAATGAGAAGTTCAGGCATTGTTTCATCGATTAGAACTTATAATTCTGCTCTAAATTCATGTCCAAACATTATCTTCTTGCTTAGAGATTTGAAAAATGTACCTTTGTCAATCAAAGAGTTGGTCGATAATTTGAATAAAGACGAGGCTGATTTGATTCTTGAATTAGTGAAATCATCAGTTCTTGATCAGGCTATGGAGTGGAGCTCTTCTGAGTTGAAGCTCGATTTGCACGGAATGCATTTGAGTGCCGCGTATTTGATTCTGCTACATTGGTTTGATGAGCTAAAACTGAGGTTTGATGGTGGAAACTTTGGGACCCCAAGTGAAATATCTGTTGTTTGTGGGTCCGGAAAGCACAGTTCTACAAAAGGAGAACCGCCTGTGAAAGGATTGGTTAAGGAAATGATGATTAGAATGAAATGCCCGTTGAGGATTGATAGGAAGAACACTGGGTGTTTCATCGCCAAAGGAAAAGTATTCAAGGATTGGTTATGTCGCGAGGATTTCAACACAATTCCTTGA
- the LOC140811853 gene encoding uncharacterized protein isoform X1, whose translation MDNWKNLIHLFVTLFLSYFASLLVNPTIADVTLEAVCPGQDECSLAIYLTGFQQAIAGLGSVIMTPLMGNLSDAYGRKILLTIPMILSPIPFTILALKRTTEFFYVYYALKTITSMVCDGGVICLSLGYVADNVSEGKRVSAFGLFSGVISAATVFGTLAARLLPTAQIYQVAAVSSIAALVYMRIFLKDAPRDIEPLEEPILKPGNENTEAGNESLEDTEIIKKISLPKHIIRLLSSSVTFSLASFVAFFNSLAEAGIQAFLMYFLKARFHFNKDQFADIWLITYITATISNMVLTPILGSLLGEEALLCIGLFAGFVNMLLDSIAWAPWVPYASALLGLLLSLASPSIRCIISKQVGPYEQGIAQGCILGISALANVASPLIFSPLSALFLSESAPFNFPGFSIFCVGLSWFVGFLLSTMIKILPVLSRRRNQPCTLA comes from the exons ATGGATAACTGGAAGAATTTGATCCACCTTTTCGTGACATTATTTCTATCGTATTTCGCGTCGTTACTGGTGAACCCAACGATCGCGGACGTCACCCTTGAGGCGGTTTGCCCCGGACAAGATGAATGCTCACTCGCCATTTATCTTACAGGCTTCCAACAGGCG ATTGCAGGATTAGGTTCTGTGATTATGACGCCGCTGATGGGGAATTTATCCGATGCTTATGGTCGGAAAATTTTGCTCACGATCCCCATGATCCTCTCCCCTATTCCTTTCA CGATATTGGCGTTGAAGAGGACTACTGAGTTCTTCTATGTATACTATGCTTTGAAGACTATAACATCCATGGTTTGCGACGGCGGCGTTATATGCCTTTCTCTCGGTTATGTG GCGGACAACGTATCAGAGGGGAAGCGTGTTTCGGCTTTTGGACTGTTTTCCGGTGTAATATCTGCTGCAACAGTTTTTGGTACATTAGCCGCTCGATTACTTCCGACTGCTCAAATTTATCAG GTAGCAGCAGTTTCATCTATAGCTGCACTAGTCTACATGAGAATTTTTCTCAAGGACGCGCCTCGTGATATCGAACCTCTAGAGGAACCAATCTTGAAACCAGGGAACGAAAACACCGAAGCTGGTAACGAATCATTGGAAGACACAGAGATCATCAAGAAAATATCTTTGCCAAAGCATATAATTCGCTTGTTGAGTAGCAG TGTTACATTTTCGCTAGCATCATTTGTTGCTTTCTTCAATAGCCTGGCAGAGGCGGGGATTCAAGCTTTCTTGATG TATTTCTTGAAGGCACGTTTCCACTTCAACAAAGACCAATTTGCTGATATATGGCTCATTACCTACATTACAGCAACCATATCAAAT ATGGTCTTGACGCCCATTTTGGGTTCACTCCTTGGAGAGGAGGCATTGCTTTGTATTGGACTTTTTGCTGGATTCGTCAAT ATGCTACTCGACAGCATAGCTTGGGCACCATGGGTACCTTACGCTTCTGCTTTGTTGGGCTTACTCCTTAGCCTTGCAAGTCCTAGC ATAAGATGCATTATTTCGAAACAAGTTGGACCCTACGAGCAGGGCATCGCTCAAGGATGCATTTTGGGCATATCAGCATTAGCCAATGTCGCATCTCCATTGATTTTCAGTCCTCTTTCAG CATTATTCTTGTCCGAATCGGCTCCATTTAATTTCCCTGGTTTCAGCATTTTTTGCGTTGGACTTTCTTGG TTTGTTGGATTCCTTTTAAGTACAATGATCAAGATTCTTCCAGTTTTGTCAAGACGACGGAATCAGCCATGCACATTGGCCTAA
- the LOC140811853 gene encoding uncharacterized protein isoform X2, protein MTPLMGNLSDAYGRKILLTIPMILSPIPFTILALKRTTEFFYVYYALKTITSMVCDGGVICLSLGYVADNVSEGKRVSAFGLFSGVISAATVFGTLAARLLPTAQIYQVAAVSSIAALVYMRIFLKDAPRDIEPLEEPILKPGNENTEAGNESLEDTEIIKKISLPKHIIRLLSSSVTFSLASFVAFFNSLAEAGIQAFLMYFLKARFHFNKDQFADIWLITYITATISNMVLTPILGSLLGEEALLCIGLFAGFVNMLLDSIAWAPWVPYASALLGLLLSLASPSIRCIISKQVGPYEQGIAQGCILGISALANVASPLIFSPLSALFLSESAPFNFPGFSIFCVGLSWFVGFLLSTMIKILPVLSRRRNQPCTLA, encoded by the exons ATGACGCCGCTGATGGGGAATTTATCCGATGCTTATGGTCGGAAAATTTTGCTCACGATCCCCATGATCCTCTCCCCTATTCCTTTCA CGATATTGGCGTTGAAGAGGACTACTGAGTTCTTCTATGTATACTATGCTTTGAAGACTATAACATCCATGGTTTGCGACGGCGGCGTTATATGCCTTTCTCTCGGTTATGTG GCGGACAACGTATCAGAGGGGAAGCGTGTTTCGGCTTTTGGACTGTTTTCCGGTGTAATATCTGCTGCAACAGTTTTTGGTACATTAGCCGCTCGATTACTTCCGACTGCTCAAATTTATCAG GTAGCAGCAGTTTCATCTATAGCTGCACTAGTCTACATGAGAATTTTTCTCAAGGACGCGCCTCGTGATATCGAACCTCTAGAGGAACCAATCTTGAAACCAGGGAACGAAAACACCGAAGCTGGTAACGAATCATTGGAAGACACAGAGATCATCAAGAAAATATCTTTGCCAAAGCATATAATTCGCTTGTTGAGTAGCAG TGTTACATTTTCGCTAGCATCATTTGTTGCTTTCTTCAATAGCCTGGCAGAGGCGGGGATTCAAGCTTTCTTGATG TATTTCTTGAAGGCACGTTTCCACTTCAACAAAGACCAATTTGCTGATATATGGCTCATTACCTACATTACAGCAACCATATCAAAT ATGGTCTTGACGCCCATTTTGGGTTCACTCCTTGGAGAGGAGGCATTGCTTTGTATTGGACTTTTTGCTGGATTCGTCAAT ATGCTACTCGACAGCATAGCTTGGGCACCATGGGTACCTTACGCTTCTGCTTTGTTGGGCTTACTCCTTAGCCTTGCAAGTCCTAGC ATAAGATGCATTATTTCGAAACAAGTTGGACCCTACGAGCAGGGCATCGCTCAAGGATGCATTTTGGGCATATCAGCATTAGCCAATGTCGCATCTCCATTGATTTTCAGTCCTCTTTCAG CATTATTCTTGTCCGAATCGGCTCCATTTAATTTCCCTGGTTTCAGCATTTTTTGCGTTGGACTTTCTTGG TTTGTTGGATTCCTTTTAAGTACAATGATCAAGATTCTTCCAGTTTTGTCAAGACGACGGAATCAGCCATGCACATTGGCCTAA